Below is a window of Canis lupus dingo isolate Sandy chromosome 30, ASM325472v2, whole genome shotgun sequence DNA.
GATCTGGCGCTCTGCTCAAAGAGCCTCGGcaggcagagccaggcccaggtGCCCACCACTGACCTCTACCGTGCGAGGAGCTGCCTACCAGGAGCTGGTCGCTGATCTTGAGCTGCTCCGTCTGGATCTCCCGCAGAGGCCTCTTGAGCAGGGCCTTGGTCATGGCATTTTGGGCCGTCATACGCGTGGCCGTGTTCAGGTCCTTTACGGTCATCACGGACAGTACTGGGTCCCAGATGCGGAACTGGACATCGGCCCCCACGGACAACACGGCCCCATCCTTAGAAGTCAGCTTTGGGGTGGAGGGTTGGTGAGAGAGGAGATGGTCAAGGGGCTGGCGCTGCAGGGGGGTCAGGCCCTCTGAGACCACCCAGCTTGACCCACCCACTGGGTACCGATGTCCCCAAGTTCATGTCATTAGGTACACTGCATAAGGATGTCCCCCAGCCTCCATCCTCAACATTTTGGTTTCTTCCCCTACCCTGACCTTGATGGTTGCTCACACACCGAGGTACTGGCTCCCACAATCACTCTGCAAAagcccccaccccctctttcTGGGAGAGCCGAGAAGCTCCTCACCTTGCAGGGAGGGACATTGAAAGCGCGTGTCCTTAAATCCACCCGCTGAAAGGAGTCAATGAAGGGCAAGAGCAGAACCATGCCAGGCCCTTGAGGGGTACGGATCCGGCCCAGTCGAAACACGATCATCCGCTCATAGGTAGGTACAATCTGTTCATGAGGGGGAGGGAAAGCGGTCAAAGTACCGGGCTGACAACAGCATCTGCCCAggtccccccaccgcccccctctGCCTTGGTCAGTGTCAGCTATCCTTAGatcttttttattactatttttttatttaaagatttcatttatttattcatgagagacacagagagagaggcagagacacaggcagagggagaagcaggctccctgcagagagcccgatgtgggacttgatcccgggactctgggatcacacccggagccacaggcagccgctcaaccgcagagccacccaggtatcccttctTAGATCtttttagaagagaaaaccaaggctctgaGAGGTTACATGACTTGTTCAAAAATCACACAGCCCCCAAGTGAAACAGACAAGATTTGAAGGCAGTTCTGAATGACTCCAACCCCAAGCAAAGGGCTTTGCCAACTTTAGAAGTAAATATGTCCAAACTGAGAAATGAAGGCCCAGAGAAGcaaggtgacttgcccaaggtcacacagcatttGTTTCAGTGGCACTTCTAGGACTAGGGTTTAGCACCTTCTAAGAGACTTCCTTCCAGACCATACCAAACCCAAAGGCTTCCTGGAAGGGTTGGCTGTTGCCTAGGGCCACACAAAGGGCAAGGCCTGCCTGGGCTTCCCCCTTCACTGTGGCTTGCAGATGTGATCCTTAGGGAGAGCTCACCCTTTCCCCTCTTCACCAGCCCTTGTTAAAAACCAGGCCTCAATTCCTATTACTTATTACCCCTGGGCCAAGCGGAGTATTTCTCATTTCAAATTTTAGCCTgacccaaagaaaggaaaatatctgtgtgcaccctttttttttttttctttcttgtgtgtgtgcacCCTTAAAGCCAGTGCCCagaccccaggacctgggagtTTGGGAAGGCTTCTGCACCACTCACTGGCTTccagtgtgactttgggcaagtctgAGCCtgtttttcctcatctgaaagatGTGAATGGATAATCCCGGACCAGCCCATTTCATTGGGATGCGATAATGTAATCCGtaggggaaggggacagaggatGGAGGGAAGATTGATCCAACAATGCCAAAGCTCTGAGCGTGGCCCGAAGCCCCGGAGTCTGACCCAGGCAGCCTTACCTTCAAGGCGAACCAGCCGGAAATGGGGAAggtgagcagcagcagcaagagccCCAGGAAGCTGATGAGGCCGTGGCAGAGGTAGGAGGGCCAGCTCTGGGGCGCATCTGGGGACGAGAGAGCAGAAAGAGGCAGTCAGGGAACACCGACGGGTTCTGGCAGCAGAGCCGTGGGCGGAGTGAAGCTGGTCGAGGGTActttctgcccacctccctctctggCGGCTCGTCCCTTCTCAGGGCCCTCAGTTGCCTCCCTAAGACTCCGGTCTTTAGCCAGGTGCGAGGTAAGGATGTTCCCTCCTCCCACTCGTCAAAACTAATCTGTCCCAAGTCCCACCTCCACAAGGCCGAGTCTCTGCTAAGCAACAGCCGTTAGACTTGAGAAGCCAATCCAAGTGATGCTCTCCTCACCGGGTACCTGGATCAATGCTCTTGGCTCACGCGGAGTGCTTCCCACACCTGGCATGGAGCCAGGAGCATCCAGGCATCTGTAAACACTGCACTGGGGGTGAACCGAATGCTCCTGAACCTTCCTCCTCTACCATCGGCCCCAAAAAGTGTGCTTTCAGGGCCACCTCTTGGAAATAATGCTTTAGCCTAAAGGGATAAAGCGTGAACGGCatggcgagggcgagggcgaagATGTTCTTCCCTAGTTCAAaactcaccccccacccccgccctttaATGCCCTAAGGACTACGGAATGCTTTACTTGAAAGGGAGGTGTGAACTAGGAAGATGAGAGGCCCGTGAGCCCGGCTCCTGCAGCACCAAGGGCTCAAGATGTAAGTGGAGCGGAGAAAGCCCCAGAACCTAGCATGGTGATCCTCTGCTCTCTTTGCTCTCGTTCCCCTTGCAAGCCTAGACAGGAAGCAACCCCGGAGGCTCTGCTCCGGGCTCCCAGGAACGCCGTGCCCTCTGCGGTCTCCAAGACCCCGGGGCACCTTCCTGCCCGGCTCTGACCCCCCGCGGCCCCTGCAGGAAAGGaagcccggggagggggccggcTGTCATCACAGGAGGGTCGGGAGGGACCAGGACCAAATCCTCCAACGACGGAGGCTCGTGGGGATCTTACCCCAGGGCCAGGGAATCCCTCAAGGCTCTGCAGCAGGAGATGACGGAAGCTCAACAAGAGGCAGCCGAGGGCCTGCCCGTACCCACCGGGAGACAGGCGGATGCCTGGGCCTGGGGCGTCTGGGGCGTCTGGGGCGTCTAGAAGCACCCCCAGGAGGAATGAAGACTGTGCCATTTCTCCGCAGCCAGGCGCCCTTAGCAGGCGGACCACCTCCTAGGCCTCCACCCTGGGCTCCTTTTGGCCGAAATGGGAATCTGAAGGGCGCCcggggtcgggggtcgggggtcggggaGGACCAGTCCAGGAGCTGCTGCCTCTGGTGGTTTCCGCTCAGATGGTgacctctgggtcctgagatgtGGCCccatctgctggagattctctccctccctctctctttaaaataaatctgcaggggacccctggggggctcagcggctgggcgcctgcctttgacccagggcgtgacccggggtcccggggtcgagccCCGCCTCGGgccccctgcacggagcctgcttctccttctccctctgcctctctctctctctctctcggcctctcatgattaaatacaatctttaaaagaataataataaactaaatcTTCGAAATGGGGACttgcgaccccccccccccctcggcCTCCTCCTCCCGGGCCCCGGCTCCGCGGCGCTGGGCGGCCACTcaccggcccccggccccgcgccgccccgctcCGGGGACAGGCAGCCCTTCTGCGAGCCCAGGAAGCCGAAGCTCGACTGCTGGAAACGGTCAAAGTCCCCCAGGGGTAGCGCCCGGTACCCCGACCTGCCGAGCATGGCTCCCGGCAGGTGcacccgcgccccgccccccccccccccggccgccgCTTCCGGGGTCGCGGGCCACcgaggcgggaggcggcggctAGAGGGGCCGGCCCGCGCGGCACAGCGCCCCCTGCGGCTGGAGgaccgcgcccgcccgcgcctcGGCGCCCCGCAggccaggtgggggggggggggagcccgcGAACCAGGTTCCCTCCGGAATCAAGCCTGCGGGGCGCTGCTGCTGCAAACCCCCATACTGCGGGGTTGGCGGGTTGGAGCGTCTTATCTAGAAGTAGGGCTTCTTCTAGGCACCGTCAGCAAATGATTCTTCCTTgtggcccccccccccagccccccagcctcccaaGCAGGGTCTGGCATAGAATGGATCTCAATTActtgtggctcagcggtttggcaccgccattggcccagggcgtgaccctggagacctgggatcgagtccctcgtggggctccctgcatggagcctgcttctccctctgcctgtgtctctgcctctctctctctatatatatatgtgtgtgtgtgtgtctcataaataaaatcttaaaaaaaaaaaaaaaagatacttgtcTGTTGAGTGAAGCCATAGCCAGCTCACTGTTGGCACAAAAAGAGGAATTTCGTCATCACAGACGTCCAGGAAACAGCACACCCCTTGACCCAGACACGTAATGTGACCTAGAGGTAGCTTTAGCTCGCCTCTCCATGACTTGGGAAAAATCTAAATGCAGATGGTAAATTCACTCTGAGCAGCATTGACTTTCAACATCGAGTTGGGGCAGGTGAGCCAAGAGGGGCGCctagcgtctgccttctgctcaggtcatgatcccagggtcctgggattgagccccatgggcTCCCTGCGCAGTGGAGGGTGTGCTTCAccatctccccctgcctgccgCTCTGCCgacttgtgctctgtcaaataaataaataaaatcttaaaaaaaaaaaaaaaagtgagcaaacAAATAATGAAGCTTTCCTTGTCTCAGCCACATGCCAATCCTGCCTCCTCAGACCCTCACACCCCCTGATGTGACCCTTCCAGGTCCCTTCTGCAGATGCTGCTCACCATCTTTGGCTTTTTCTAGTTTGATGGCCTGATTCTGAAGCCCTGAGGGTACTGATCAGGCTGGAGGGAAGGGTAGGGCCCCTGAGGCCTCACACGGTCCTGGGAAGTGGGGTCTCCCTGCCAATCCCTTTCCCCACATAGCCCAGAGGATAAACTTTACAAGAGCAAGGTCCCATCACCATCCCTAGTCCGCTCCAAGCTGGAACTGAGCACAGAATTGTACCCAGCGGGTAATACAGTGGTTGGGGTGGTTTGGTGTTTGAAGCCAGGGCCCTTCATCCAGTGAAGCTGCCCGAGGTTGTGCTTCCTACCCTCACCAGCTGGGAGCTGGCATGCTTCCCCTTTAGCCAAGAACTAACTTGCTCTCTCCTCGCTGTCTTCATACCTGCTCGTCGGCTCTCCCCTTCCACTCCCTGCCTGCGCTGCCTCAGACTCACCAACCTTTCCAACTCTCAACCAAGGCATCATCCTGTTCCCCTCAGCTCCACTCACTGTCCTCCTGGTGTCTCAGACTCAGATCCCTCCTCTGCATCCCACAGCCATTGTCCTAGACCAGGTCACCCATCCCAGGTTGCCAGAGTGACTGTCCCAACATGCGTGTTGGGTCATGTTTCTGGGTTCTAATCTCACGCTGTTGCCCACAGAACAAGTGCATCTCCTTAGCCCTGATCCTGCTCATGGGTCCCctcttaaatttgaaaataatgaaaaccggtttctttttaagattttatttatttattcatgagacatcacacacacacagagagaggggcagagacacaacacaggcagagggagaagcaggttccatgcagggagcccgatgtgggactcgatctggggtctccaggatcacaccccgggctgaaggcaggcgctaaaccgctgagccacccgggcatccctggaAACTGGTTTCTAAACAGACTCTCCTGTTTCAAACCTCCATGCCTTTGCTCGTGCTGTTGCAAGCGTTCCCCATCCCCAAGTTCCTGCACGTCCCAGCTGAGATCTCCTTTCCGGCCTGCCCCTCTGCAGCGTGCAAACCTGTTTGGGTGACTGCTCTCGCTTAGACCTGGGTTCTTCCAAAGCAGGCCCACCTGTGGCTCCTGTCTGTGCCCGGGGTCAAGCCAAGGGCGGCCCGGCCTCCCTCCCGCTAGGCCAGGCCGCGGCCGGGTTACCCCCAGGTCGGCTGAgcatcttctctcctcccctcctccctccggcTCGGGGCGTGTCTCcagaccccccctccccggccctaGAACCGCCCCCCGGCTCTGTCTCACTTCCTCCGGGGAGGCGGGCCCTGAGTGGGGCCGTCCCTCCCCCGGGCTCCGGCGACCGCGATCCGGTCCCTGCCTCTCGGTTTCGCTTCTCCTCCCCCCTCAGGCTCAAAACCCAGAAGCGAAACTGTGCTGGGATCCATGCAGCAGGAGCCCGCGCCCCCCCGCTCTCCGGCGCCCGGGCAGGACCCCGCACCGTCCGGGGCGCCCAGCATGCCTCCCCCGGAGCCCGCCTCCGAGGGccaccagcccagccccagccgcaGCCCCGCGGAGGTACCACTGGGcttggggaggtggggtggaggctTGGTTGATGGCTTCGGGAAAGGGAGGGGACAGCGAGGCCAGGCACCTCCCCAGAGTGACCCAGAGAGAAAGCCAGACACTGGGCCCCGACCCTCGGGGCAGCTGAGAGTGGGAAAGGGTACCAGGGTGAGCTGGGGGGGGCCTCGGGGCTGGCATGCCCCACGGACAGGGGGCAAGGTGCTGAGGGCCTGGACTCATCTGCCCACCCTGGCGACTTGCCCCCCTGAGCCTCAGATGAAGGTCCAGGGATTCGGGGGATGGCGGGGTAGCCCTGGGGAGCAGGCCGAGAGCCAGGGGCATGTCCCAAGTGTGGAAAACCAAAAGCCGAGTTCCCAGATCAGGAAGTGGGAACCTGGCCCAGACGAGAGAAGTGTCTTGGCTAAGGCCTCACAGCTCTTGGGGTGGCTTCTCCGCTAGGATACCTACCTCCAAGATCCTTCTGTTGGAACACCCTGTGTGCCCtccacccccgcacccccaccctgGGTCCACAAAGGGTGTACTGGGGCCTCTTCCGGAAGCTTGCCTGGGTCTGCTCCGGGTTTCCTGGGGCCTCTTCCCGGAAGCTTGCCTGGGTCTGCTCCGGGACAAGCTCCCCAGCTGCGCTCCTGCCCCAGAGGAGCTACTTCACATCTCATGCAGTGTGTTTTCCCAGGCCCTTCATGAAAGCACCATCCTGCAGTAACTTCTATTCTGTGCATTATTACAACTAGGAATCGTACTACTTCCTTGTGAACATTCCTCGTGGGCCAGTACTTTATTAagcactttttccccctttttttttctagaaaatatccat
It encodes the following:
- the STOML1 gene encoding stomatin-like protein 1 isoform X3, translating into MLGRSGYRALPLGDFDRFQQSSFGFLGSQKGCLSPERGGAGPGADAPQSWPSYLCHGLISFLGLLLLLLTFPISGWFALKIVPTYERMIVFRLGRIRTPQGPGMVLLLPFIDSFQRVDLRTRAFNVPPCKLTSKDGAVLSVGADVQFRIWDPVLSVMTVKDLNTATRMTAQNAMTKALLKRPLREIQTEQLKISDQLLLEINDVTRAWGLEVDRVELAVEAVLQPPQDSPTGPSLDSTLQQLALHFLGGGLPSVAGGASPLGPADTLEMVSEAEPPAPHVGAGPSPKQPVAEGLLTALQPFLSEALVSQVGACYQFNVILPSGSQSVYFLDLTTGVLGELAPCAESDEPSRCLPALPR